CTGACCCTCTACGCGCTGTAAGACCTGATCCGTCGCGACAGCATGGCCGGCCCCTCGTGGGCCGGCTTTTTTCGTTCAGGCAAGGCGTGGCTCGAGGTGATCCTCGAACAGCAGGCCGGGCCGGGCGGCCAAAGCCGGGCCGTAAAGCGGCTCGGCGGTGAGGGAAATCTCGAGAAAGCGCGTCAGCCCGGGCAGTTCGGCTGCCGGCAGGCCATAGTGATTGCCGGCCAGGCGCTTCAGCAGGGTGGTCTTGGATTGCATCATGCCGGCGGCAACATTGGCGCCGTTGCTCATCGAGGCGGCGCGCTTGATGTAGTCATGCAGCGGCGTGCCGAGATGGAAAGAAGCCGGCACCTGGCCATAGAGCTGCAGCAGAAATTCCAGATCGGTCATGTTGCTCATGGTGGGGTCATAGCGGCCATCGGCGCGGCGGCGATCCCAGACCAGCATGGAATCCATCGACAGGCTCACCCATTTGTGCTGGCCGGGGGTCAGGAGACGGTCTGGCCCCTGCCCGACAAAGCGCAGGTGCCGAAAGCTGTCATCCATGACATCGAGGGCGGTGGTGACGATGGCATGGTCAGCCAGAGCGGCCACGGCGCGTTCGAGCTTTTGCGGCTTGAAGCGATCATCGGCGTCGAGAATGGCGGCATAGGGGGTAGCGAGGCGGTCGAGCGCCACATTGCGGGCACGCGAGGCGCCCAGGCCCAGACCGCCACTCTCCAGGCAGATGATGCGGGGATCGGCGATGCCCGCGGCGGCCAGGAAGGCGGCATAGTCAAAGCCGTCATCGGCGACCAGCCAGAGCTGCCAATCGGCATGGGTCTGGGCCAGCACGCTCTGCACGGTGGTGACAATGGTGGCCTGCGCCTTGAAGGCCGGCGTGATGATGGAAACAGCCTGCGACATGGCGACCAGATCCTGACCTTGAACGAAGCGCGTTGAGGTCCCATATTTCAGCCAGACGCGCGATGCCACACTTATCGGGTCGCGGGTCGATACGTTGCTTGATGATCAAGGACGGCTGGCATGTCGCGTATTTCGGTATTTTCCGCCCCATTTCTCCTCGGCTTCGACAGCTTCGAGGAGCGTGTCGACCGGTTGGCCAAATCCGCCGACGGGTATCCGCCGTACAATATAGAGCGCACCGTCGATGCAGCGGGCACCGAGCAGTTTCTGGTGTCCATTGCGGTCGCCGGCTTTGGTGCTCACGAGCTCGAAGTGATGGCCGAAGACAACCAGATCATCGTGCGCGGCAAGCAGAAGGATGAAACCGGGCGGGAGTTCCTGCATCGCGGCATTGCCGCACGGCAGTTCCAGCGCGCCTTCCTGCTGGCCGACGGCATGATCGTGAAGGATGCAACTTTGGGGCATGGTATGCTCGTTATTGCCATAGAGCGCCCACAGACGCCCAAGATCGCTCGCCGTATCGAAATTCGCTCAGTCTGAGGAAAGGGCCGACCCATGCATGAAAAACGAAATGAAATGGCCGCCGCCAATCGCGTCATCCATCCGCTGAAATCGCTGACCCGCGCGCAATTTGCCGCGCTGGGCGGGGACGCCGTCGCCTATATGCGGCCCGTCAGCGGCGCCGTGCTTGGCACGATGATCACAGACGCGGTGTTCGAGGCCGAGGCGGAGTATCAGCTGCTGATGGGTGCCGATGGCACGCCGCTGCTGGTGACCGATACCGAAGATTCCGTCAGCGACTGGCTGGGCGAGAACAATCTGGGCCTGGCGACGCTGCATTAGCCGCTCTTCTCCCGAAACGACAAAACCCTCCGGACACGCCGGAGGGTTTTTTGTTGGCCGGCACCCAAGCTCAGGCGGCGTAGGTGACGGGCAGCGGCGCGGTGAGGATGGCATAGAGGCCGACCGGATCAGCGGTGGCGCGCAGCGCGTCGACAACCGATTCGGTGCGCAGCAGGCGGGCGACGCGCGACAGCGCCTTGAGGTGATCGGCGCCGGCCCCCGTGGGGGCCAGCAGCATGACGACCAGATCGACGGGCTGGTCGTCGACCGCATCGAAGTCGATGGGTTGATCGAGTCGGGCAAACAGGGCAGTCACGCTGCCCAGGCCGCCCAGCTTGCCATGCGGAATGGCGATGCCGTTACCGAGCCCCGTCGAGCCGAGGGCCTCGCGGCTGGTGATAGCCTCGAGGATCTCGGCCTGCGGGTGCCCGGTCAATGCAGCGGCACGAACGGCAAGGGTTTCAAAGAGCTGGCGTTTCGCGGTGATGTCCGTGCAAAACAGCACGGCACGCTCAGCCAGAATATCGGCCAGTTCCATTCAAATCGCCTTGAGATCAACTGCGCATATTGCGGCTCAAGGAGCGATCAATTCGCCCCCAGGGCTGGATCAATCCAGCCAATATTGCCATCGGAGCGGCGGTAGACCACATTGAGCCCGCCATGTCCAGCATGGCGGAACATCACAACCTGGCTACCGGTCAGATCAAGCTCCATCACAGCCTCCTCGACGCTGAGCTGGCGCAGGTTCTTGGTGCTTTCGGCGATGACTGGCGGTGCATAATCGGCATCGAGCTCGTCAAACTGGCTGCCGGCGTCAAAGACGGTGTACTGGGCGGTCACATCGTCGCCATTGCCGCGGCGAATCTGCTTGAGCTTGCGATTGTAGCGGCGCAGGCGCTTTTCGATGTTGAGCGCCATGACTTCGTAGGCGGCGGTCGGTTCGCCCCCCTGGGCGCTGGCCTGCAGGGTCGCGCCGGAATCGAGGTGAACCACGCAATCGGCGCGGAAGCCGATGCCGTCGGGGGTGAGGGTGAGATGCCCGTCATAACCACCATCGAAATATTTTCCGACGACGGCGGCGAAATGATCTTCGGCTTTACCCCGCAGGGCATCGCCGACATCCATGTTCTTTCCCGATACGCGTAAGGTCATGGCTTGTCTTTCCTTCTTGTCGTTGTGCGACGTCAGGACCTCCGAAAGCCGTTCCCGGTCTTCGGGATGACGCCTGTCGCCTGCCTTTTGGATATGGGTAGACGACAGGGGCAATGCTAGACCTGCGTGCCCTGCCGGTGCAATGCGCAAGTCCGGCATGAGGTTGGTTTATTGTGCAGACAGGACAAACAAAGCAGACTAACTTCTGCGGCGGCCCTTATCGCTTTGGCAAGCAAACCGGGGCGCTCAGGCCATCTGCTGGGCGTTCTTCATGCGGCGGCGGCGCATGACCGATGAGGGAATATTCATGCCCTCGCGGTATTTGGCGACGGTGCGACGGGCCAGTTCAATGCCCTGTTCCTGCTTGAGCAGGTCGGCAATGGTGTCGTCGCTGAGCACGGCAGTGACCAGTTCGGCCTCGATCAGCTGCCGGATGCGGTGACGCACGGCCTCGGCGGAATGATCATTGCCACCATCGCTGGCGGCAATGGCGGTGGTAAAGAAATACTTCATCTCGAACAGGCCGCGCGGGGTGGCCATGTATTTGTTGGCGGTGACCCGGCTGACGGTGGATTCGTGCATGTCGATGGCTTCGGCCACCATGCGCAGGGTCATCGGCTTGAGATGGGCGATGCCATGGGTGAGAAAGCCGTCCTGCTGGCGGACGATTTCGGCGGAGGCCTTGAGAATGGTCTGGGCGCGCTGGTCGAGGCTCTTGGTGAGCCAGTTGGCGGTGGCCAGGCAATCGGAGAGGAAGGCCTTTTCACCGGGGCCGCGGGCCTGACGGGTGACGCTGGCATAGTAGACGCGGTTGACCAGAACGCGCGGCAGCACCTCGGAATTGAGCTCGATCTGCCATGCGCCGTCAGGGCCGCGCCGCACGAAGACGTCGGGCACCACGGTTTCGACCGGCCCGCTATCAAAGGCCAAGCCGGGGCGTGGATCGAGCCGGCGCAATTCGCCCAGCATGTCGAGCAGGTCCTCGCGGTCGCAGCCGAGGACGCGCATCAGACCGGCCATGTCGTGTTCGGCGACCATGCCGAGATTGCCGAGCAGGGCCTGCATCATCGGATCGAGGCGGTTGCGCTCGCGCAGCTGGATGGCAAGGCATTCGGGCACGGTGCGGGCAAAGACACCGACGGGATCGCAACCCTGCAGGGCCGCGAGCACGGCCTCGATATCGGCCAGCTCGGCGCCCAGCTGATCGGCCAGCGCCTCCAGGTCGGTGGTCAGGTAGCCGGCCTCGTTGAGGCCGTCGATCAGATGGCGGGCGATCAGACGGTCGGCGGGGGTGCGCAGGATGAAGTTGGACTGGCCTTCCAGATGCTCGCTCAGGACCGGGCGGGAGGCGACGAACTGGTCAATATCGGGGGCCTCGCCGGCCGCGCTGGCGCCATTGCGATCGAGCCGGCTGGCGGGATTGAGCTGGTCCTGCGCGCTCTGGTCGGGAAAGACATTGTCCACCGCCGTATCATAGCCATCGGCAATGGAATCGGCGTCCTGGATGCGGTCGCCGCGATCGACGGTGTCCTCATAGGCGCTGATCTCGGTGGAGCGCTCGGGCGCCTCGGCGGGCTCGGCATCGGGCGCGGCGCCATCCTCGCGCTCGAGCAGCGGATTGCGCAGCAGCTCTTCCTCGACGAAGCTGTTGAGCTCAAGATGGCTGAGCTGAAGCAGACGAATGGACTGCATCAGTTGCGGCGTCAGGGTCAGGCTCTGGGCCTGCCGGAATTCCAGACGCGGCGAAAGTGCCATTAAGCTCTAGACCTTTAGCGCAAGGATAGGCCGCATGCGGCCGGGTTCGGAGGCAAAGCATGACGCATTATCGGGCAGCGGGCAAGCAGGCGGCAAAGGCGGCGGCAAAATTCGTGCCAAGTCCGATCACGCCATCGTGCGCCGAACCGCGGCGTCAGATGGCGAAATTCTCGCCGAGATAGACGCGGCGGGCATCGGGATCGGCGCTGATGACTTCAGGGGAGCCCTGAATCATCACCTTGCCGCCATGGATGACATAGGCGCGATCGACCAGGCCCAGCGTCTCGCGCACGGCGTGATCGGTGATCAGCACGCCGATGCCGCGCTGGGTGAGCTGGCGCACCAGGCCCTTGACCTCGGCCACGGCGATGGGATCGACGCCGGCAAAGGGCTCGTCGAGCAGCATGAAGGCCGGATCTGCAGCCAGGGCGCGGGCGAGCTCGACGCGGCGGCGCTCGCCGCCCGACAGGGCCAGCGCATTGGACTTGGCCAGATGCTGGATGGAGAATTCGGCCAGCAGCGCGGCGAGGCGAGCCTGGCGCGCTGCCTTGCCGCTGATATGGTTTTCCAGCACGGCCAGAATATTGCCGGCAACGGTGAGGCCGCGAAAGATCGAGGGCTCCTGCGGCAGATAGCCGATGCCGAGCTGGCCACGCTGGAACAAAGGCAGATGGGTGATGGCGCGGCCATCGAGCTGGATGGAGCCCGAATCGGGTTTGACAAGGCCCATGATCATGGTGAAGACGGTGGTCTTGCCGGCGCCATTGGGGCCGAGCAGGCCCACCGCCTCGCCACGGCGCACGGCAATGGAGACGTCGCGCACGACGACGCGCTTGCCAAAGCTCTTGGCGAGGCTATGGGCGACGAGCCAGCCGGACTGATCGACGCGCGGCTGTGACGGCTGGGTGGACAGGGTCATTGTGAGGAAAAAGTTCCGGTAACCCGGCCGCTCTGGCCACTGGTGAAGGTCGAGACATTGGTCTCCAGATTGACCACGAGCTCGTCGGCATTGACGGTGCCGCCGGCATTGATGACCACGACATTGCCGGTCAGCCGCAGCAACTGGTCGCCGGGGGTGAAGACGGCGTGCTCGCCGGTGGCCTCCTGGTCATCGGTCTTGAGGCGGACATCGCCGGTAGCGTCGAAGGTCTTGAGGTCCGTGGTGCCGCCGGCGCCATAGGTGGCTTCCACCTTGGTGGCCCAGACCGTCACGGTGGGGTGGACGACCACGACATTGCCGGTGAACACGGCCGTGTTGGAGGTCTCGTCGAGGGTGAAGAGAGCGGCGGTGATATTGACCGCCTGCTGGGCAAAAGCCGGGGCAGCGAACAAGGTGAGCGCGAAGAACGCAATCAGGCGCAGCATCATGGGGTTTCCGATCCAGGCGTCGACGGCAGCGTGACGTTCACGCGGGAGAAAGTCCAGACTGCCTCGGTGACATCATAGGTCATGCCGATGCCGTCAAGCGAGGACCCATCGGCATAGTCGACATGCACCCGCCCCCTGGCCACCAGGGTCTGGGCGGCGTAGTCGAACACTAAATCCACAACCGTCGCGGTGGTTCCGGTGGATTCGGCGATGATGGCGACGCCCGGGATGGTCACGGTCTCGGCGCCGCTGTCGAGCCGGGCTGCGTGGGCGGTTACCTCGGTCACCACCCCGCCGGGCCGGTTCATGGAGAGCGCTGCCTCCTCGAGGTCGATCTCGTTAGCGGCCGTAATGGCGGCCTGGGCCGATCGGGCCCAGACGCGGTAGCTGGTGCCATCGTCAAGCACGCCGGAATATTGCGGGGTTTCGATGGTGACCGCCTCGCGCGACACCTCGATGCGGCCGACGCCGAAGCGGGCCGAGAGGCTTGAGAGGTAGATCTGCCCGACCAGCAGGACGAGCACCAGGATGCCGAGCGCCGGCACGCCGACGCGCAGGATGGC
This sequence is a window from Devosia beringensis. Protein-coding genes within it:
- a CDS encoding LptA/OstA family protein; this translates as MMLRLIAFFALTLFAAPAFAQQAVNITAALFTLDETSNTAVFTGNVVVVHPTVTVWATKVEATYGAGGTTDLKTFDATGDVRLKTDDQEATGEHAVFTPGDQLLRLTGNVVVINAGGTVNADELVVNLETNVSTFTSGQSGRVTGTFSSQ
- a CDS encoding glycosyltransferase family 2 protein; protein product: MSQAVSIITPAFKAQATIVTTVQSVLAQTHADWQLWLVADDGFDYAAFLAAAGIADPRIICLESGGLGLGASRARNVALDRLATPYAAILDADDRFKPQKLERAVAALADHAIVTTALDVMDDSFRHLRFVGQGPDRLLTPGQHKWVSLSMDSMLVWDRRRADGRYDPTMSNMTDLEFLLQLYGQVPASFHLGTPLHDYIKRAASMSNGANVAAGMMQSKTTLLKRLAGNHYGLPAAELPGLTRFLEISLTAEPLYGPALAARPGLLFEDHLEPRLA
- the lptB gene encoding LPS export ABC transporter ATP-binding protein, with the translated sequence MTLSTQPSQPRVDQSGWLVAHSLAKSFGKRVVVRDVSIAVRRGEAVGLLGPNGAGKTTVFTMIMGLVKPDSGSIQLDGRAITHLPLFQRGQLGIGYLPQEPSIFRGLTVAGNILAVLENHISGKAARQARLAALLAEFSIQHLAKSNALALSGGERRRVELARALAADPAFMLLDEPFAGVDPIAVAEVKGLVRQLTQRGIGVLITDHAVRETLGLVDRAYVIHGGKVMIQGSPEVISADPDARRVYLGENFAI
- a CDS encoding Hsp20 family protein, which gives rise to MSRISVFSAPFLLGFDSFEERVDRLAKSADGYPPYNIERTVDAAGTEQFLVSIAVAGFGAHELEVMAEDNQIIVRGKQKDETGREFLHRGIAARQFQRAFLLADGMIVKDATLGHGMLVIAIERPQTPKIARRIEIRSV
- a CDS encoding PTS sugar transporter subunit IIA, encoding MELADILAERAVLFCTDITAKRQLFETLAVRAAALTGHPQAEILEAITSREALGSTGLGNGIAIPHGKLGGLGSVTALFARLDQPIDFDAVDDQPVDLVVMLLAPTGAGADHLKALSRVARLLRTESVVDALRATADPVGLYAILTAPLPVTYAA
- a CDS encoding DUF1150 family protein, whose protein sequence is MHEKRNEMAAANRVIHPLKSLTRAQFAALGGDAVAYMRPVSGAVLGTMITDAVFEAEAEYQLLMGADGTPLLVTDTEDSVSDWLGENNLGLATLH
- a CDS encoding ribosome hibernation promotion factor; protein product: MTLRVSGKNMDVGDALRGKAEDHFAAVVGKYFDGGYDGHLTLTPDGIGFRADCVVHLDSGATLQASAQGGEPTAAYEVMALNIEKRLRRYNRKLKQIRRGNGDDVTAQYTVFDAGSQFDELDADYAPPVIAESTKNLRQLSVEEAVMELDLTGSQVVMFRHAGHGGLNVVYRRSDGNIGWIDPALGAN
- the rpoN gene encoding RNA polymerase factor sigma-54; the protein is MALSPRLEFRQAQSLTLTPQLMQSIRLLQLSHLELNSFVEEELLRNPLLEREDGAAPDAEPAEAPERSTEISAYEDTVDRGDRIQDADSIADGYDTAVDNVFPDQSAQDQLNPASRLDRNGASAAGEAPDIDQFVASRPVLSEHLEGQSNFILRTPADRLIARHLIDGLNEAGYLTTDLEALADQLGAELADIEAVLAALQGCDPVGVFARTVPECLAIQLRERNRLDPMMQALLGNLGMVAEHDMAGLMRVLGCDREDLLDMLGELRRLDPRPGLAFDSGPVETVVPDVFVRRGPDGAWQIELNSEVLPRVLVNRVYYASVTRQARGPGEKAFLSDCLATANWLTKSLDQRAQTILKASAEIVRQQDGFLTHGIAHLKPMTLRMVAEAIDMHESTVSRVTANKYMATPRGLFEMKYFFTTAIAASDGGNDHSAEAVRHRIRQLIEAELVTAVLSDDTIADLLKQEQGIELARRTVAKYREGMNIPSSVMRRRRMKNAQQMA